One region of Citrus sinensis cultivar Valencia sweet orange chromosome 6, DVS_A1.0, whole genome shotgun sequence genomic DNA includes:
- the LOC102626903 gene encoding ubiquitin carboxyl-terminal hydrolase 5 isoform X1, whose product MAEVTTRSRGELTPEEERVLIRDIAISSEASSKESDTFFLINQRWWQHWIDYVNQDQPNNTGDGSSLLEHFNSAGSSASKRPSGIDNSDLVNDATAEDPGAGPEIVDTLLEGRDYILLPQEVWNQLHSWYGGGPTLARKVISSGLSQTELAVEVYPLRLQLLVMPRGECSTIRISKKETIGELHRRACSIFYLNLEQICIWDYYGHRKHALMNDMDRTLDDANIQMDQDILVEVLDNVNGTNCKSSIQDNGFAEKKASSVLVEPSKSSLSIAGGWSASKGTSRNHSSEISTSPNLASARDSDNTLGSSGVTTRGASVGLTGLLNLGNTCFMNSAIQCLVHTPEFARYFREDYRREINWQNPLGMVGELAVAFGELLRKLWAPGRTPVAPRPFKTKLARFAPQFSGYNQHDSQELLAFLLDGLHEDLNRVKHKPYIKSKDADGRPDEEVADEYWANHIARNDSIIVDVCQGQYKSTLVCPVCNKVSVTFDPFMYLSLPLQATTTRTMTVTVFTSDGSALPSTYTVTVPKHGRCRDLIQVLGNICSLKQSEELKVAEMQNHSIQRFLDDPLISLSTIKDDDHLAAYRVPKLVKKAVFLQLIHRLQEQEPRAAQTTSQWKAYGTPLVSSISRDDVISSGKIQSTVQRMLSPFLKKESLMHADSFDPSSMVTTVDPSGEAHSNSSSNIAKEDASSSKAVTLPNLPLQLVDESNVCFDLSVEGDKTIRIPSSSTSIVVYVDWSQKLLEKYNTHFLENLPEVFKNGPVTKKARTEPLSLYTCLEAFLREEPLVPEDMWYCPQCKERRQASKKLDLWRLPEVLVIHLKRFSYSRSMKHKLETFVNFPIHDFNLTKYVANKNSSRRQLYELYALTNHYGGMGSGHYTAHIKLLDENRWYNFDDSHISPINEDDVKSAAAYVLFYRRVKSDVSNSNGVRSGGGQEDISTWH is encoded by the exons ATGGCGGAGGTGACGACGCGTAGCCGCGGGGAGCTGACGCCAGAAGAAGAGAGGGTTTTGATCAGAGACATTGCGATTTCCTCCGAAGCTTCTAGCAAAGAAAGCGATACATTTTTTCTCATCAATCAAAG ATGGTGGCAACATTGGATTGATTATGTAAACCAAGATCAGCCAAATAACACAGGCGATGGATCCTCTTTGTTGGAACATTTCAATTCAGCTGGTTCAAGTGCGTCAAAGAGGCCTTCTGGTATTGATAATTCTGATTTGGTAAATGATGCAACAGCGGAGGACCCTGGCGCCGGCCCTGAAATTGTGGATACTTTGCTGGAAGGCCGAGATTATATACTGCTTCCACAAGAAGTTTGGAACCAATTGCATTCATG GTATGGAGGTGGCCCGACATTGGCAAGGAAAGTAATCAGTTCAGGTCTCTCTCAGACAGAGTTGGCTGTAGAGGTGTATCCTCTGCGCCTTCAACTACTTGTGATGCCAAGAGGTGAATGCTCCACCATAAGAATAAGCAAAAAG GAAACCATTGGAGAACTTCATCGAAGAGCTTGCagtattttttatcttaatttagaACAA ATATGCATTTGGGATTACTATGGCCATCGGAAACATGCTCTGATGAATGACATGGATAGAACACTTGATGATGCCAACATACAGATGGATCAGGAT ATTCTGGTGGAGGTCCTTGACAATGTCAACGGTACTAATTGCAAGAGTTCTATTCAGGACAATGGATTTGCAGAGAAGAAAGCTTCTTCTGTTCTTGTAGAGCCTTCTAAGTCAAGCTTATCAATTGCAGGAGGTTGGTCTGCAAGCAAAGGTACTTCCAGGAACCACAGCTCAGAGATTTCAACAAGTCCAAACTTGGCATCTGCTAGAGACTCGGATAATACGCTTGGCTCCAGTGGCGTTACCACAAGAGGAGCTTCTGTTGGTCTGACTGGGTTGCTGAACCTTGGGAATACTTGCTTTATGAATAGCGCAATTCAGTGCCTTGTTCATACACCGGAATTTGCTAGGTATTTTCGGGAAGATTATCGTCGAGAGATAAATTGGCAAAACCCATTGGGCATGGTT GGTGAACTAGCTGTAGCATTTGGTGAGTTACTTCGAAAGCTATGGGCACCAGGACGAACCCCAGTTGCTCCTCGGCCATTTAAAACAAAGCTTGCTCGCTTCGCTCCTCAATTTAGCGGATACAATCAACATGATTCTCAG GAGCTTTTAGCATTTTTGCTAGATGGTCTTCACGAAGATCTAAATCGTGTCAAACACAAACCTTATATAAAGTCTAAAGATGCAGATGGCCGACCAGATGAGGAAGTTGCCGATGAGTATTGGGCGAATCACATTGCACGCAATGATTCAATTATTGTTGATGTCTGCCAA GGCCAATACAAATCGACTTTGGTTTGTCCTGTATGTAATAAAGTTTCGGTCACATTTGATCCCTTCATGTACCTTTCCTTGCCACTCCAAGCTACTACTACCCGTACTATGACAGTGACAGTTTTCACTAGTGATGGAAGTGCGCTACCATCAACTTATACTGTTACAGTTCCAAAGCACGGACGTTGTAGGGACTTAATCCAAGTGCTTGGCAACATTTGTTCCTTGAAGCAAAGTGAGGAACTTAAGGTTGCAGAG ATGCAAAACCATTCGATTCAAAGATTTCTGGACGAtcctttaatttcattatccaCAATCAAAGATGATGACCACCTTGCTGCTTACAGGGTTCCAAAATTGGTGAAGAAGGCAGTATTCCTCCAGTTGATACACCGCCTCCAAGAACA GGAACCCCGTGCTGCTCAAACCACTTCACAATGGAAAGCATATGGAACACCTCTTGTCTCATCAATCTCACGTGATGATGTAATTTCAAGTGGCAAAATACAGTCTACTGTTCAGAGAATGTTGTCTCCTTTTCTGAAAAAAGAGAGTCTTATGCATGCGGATAGTTTTGATCCAAGCTCGATGGTGACAACAGTCGACCCATCTGGTGAAGCACATAGCAATTCTTCATCAAACATAGCAAAGGAGGATGCTAGTAGTTCTAAAGCAGTGACATTGCCAAATTTACCTCTTCAATTGGTTGACGAAAGTAATGTGTGCTTTGACCTGTCTGTGGAAGGAGATAAAACAATTAGaattccttcatcatcaacGTCGATTGTAGTATATGTTGACTGGTCACAGAAGCTTTTGGAGAAATACAATACCCATTTCCTGGAGAACTTGCCGGAGGTGTTCAAAAATGGTCCTGTAACGAAGAAAGCACGTACTGAGCCCCTCTCTTTGTATACATGTCTGGAAGCTTTTTTACGAGAAGAGCCTTTAGTGCCTGAAGATATGTG GTACTGTCCTCAATGTAAAGAACGGAGGCAAGCAAGTAAAAAGCTTGATCTATGGAGGCTTCCAGAGGTTTTAGTCATTCATCTGAAGAGATTTTCATACAGCAGGTCTATGAAGCATAAGCTAGAaacatttgtaaattttcccaTACATGACTTCAACTTGACAAAATATGTAGCCAACAAAAACAGCTCTCGACGTCAGCTCTATGAACTCTATGCCTTAACCAACCATTATGGTGGCATGGGCAGCGGGCACTACACTGCACATATCAAA CTTCTGGATGAGAACAGATGGTACAACTTCGATGATAGTCACATATCACCCATAAATGAAGATGATGTAAAGTCAGCAGCTGCATATGTCCTCTTTTACCGAAGGGTGAAGTCCGATGTCTCGAACAGCAACGGAGTGCGGTCTGGTGGAGGTCAGGAAGATATTTCCACGTGGCATTGA
- the LOC102626903 gene encoding ubiquitin carboxyl-terminal hydrolase 5 isoform X2, whose product MAEVTTRSRGELTPEEERVLIRDIAISSEASSKESDTFFLINQRWWQHWIDYVNQDQPNNTGDGSSLLEHFNSAGSSASKRPSGIDNSDLVNDATAEDPGAGPEIVDTLLEGRDYILLPQEVWNQLHSWYGGGPTLARKVISSGLSQTELAVEVYPLRLQLLVMPRGECSTIRISKKETIGELHRRACSIFYLNLEQICIWDYYGHRKHALMNDMDRTLDDANIQMDQDILVEVLDNVNGGWSASKGTSRNHSSEISTSPNLASARDSDNTLGSSGVTTRGASVGLTGLLNLGNTCFMNSAIQCLVHTPEFARYFREDYRREINWQNPLGMVGELAVAFGELLRKLWAPGRTPVAPRPFKTKLARFAPQFSGYNQHDSQELLAFLLDGLHEDLNRVKHKPYIKSKDADGRPDEEVADEYWANHIARNDSIIVDVCQGQYKSTLVCPVCNKVSVTFDPFMYLSLPLQATTTRTMTVTVFTSDGSALPSTYTVTVPKHGRCRDLIQVLGNICSLKQSEELKVAEMQNHSIQRFLDDPLISLSTIKDDDHLAAYRVPKLVKKAVFLQLIHRLQEQEPRAAQTTSQWKAYGTPLVSSISRDDVISSGKIQSTVQRMLSPFLKKESLMHADSFDPSSMVTTVDPSGEAHSNSSSNIAKEDASSSKAVTLPNLPLQLVDESNVCFDLSVEGDKTIRIPSSSTSIVVYVDWSQKLLEKYNTHFLENLPEVFKNGPVTKKARTEPLSLYTCLEAFLREEPLVPEDMWYCPQCKERRQASKKLDLWRLPEVLVIHLKRFSYSRSMKHKLETFVNFPIHDFNLTKYVANKNSSRRQLYELYALTNHYGGMGSGHYTAHIKLLDENRWYNFDDSHISPINEDDVKSAAAYVLFYRRVKSDVSNSNGVRSGGGQEDISTWH is encoded by the exons ATGGCGGAGGTGACGACGCGTAGCCGCGGGGAGCTGACGCCAGAAGAAGAGAGGGTTTTGATCAGAGACATTGCGATTTCCTCCGAAGCTTCTAGCAAAGAAAGCGATACATTTTTTCTCATCAATCAAAG ATGGTGGCAACATTGGATTGATTATGTAAACCAAGATCAGCCAAATAACACAGGCGATGGATCCTCTTTGTTGGAACATTTCAATTCAGCTGGTTCAAGTGCGTCAAAGAGGCCTTCTGGTATTGATAATTCTGATTTGGTAAATGATGCAACAGCGGAGGACCCTGGCGCCGGCCCTGAAATTGTGGATACTTTGCTGGAAGGCCGAGATTATATACTGCTTCCACAAGAAGTTTGGAACCAATTGCATTCATG GTATGGAGGTGGCCCGACATTGGCAAGGAAAGTAATCAGTTCAGGTCTCTCTCAGACAGAGTTGGCTGTAGAGGTGTATCCTCTGCGCCTTCAACTACTTGTGATGCCAAGAGGTGAATGCTCCACCATAAGAATAAGCAAAAAG GAAACCATTGGAGAACTTCATCGAAGAGCTTGCagtattttttatcttaatttagaACAA ATATGCATTTGGGATTACTATGGCCATCGGAAACATGCTCTGATGAATGACATGGATAGAACACTTGATGATGCCAACATACAGATGGATCAGGAT ATTCTGGTGGAGGTCCTTGACAATGTCAACG GAGGTTGGTCTGCAAGCAAAGGTACTTCCAGGAACCACAGCTCAGAGATTTCAACAAGTCCAAACTTGGCATCTGCTAGAGACTCGGATAATACGCTTGGCTCCAGTGGCGTTACCACAAGAGGAGCTTCTGTTGGTCTGACTGGGTTGCTGAACCTTGGGAATACTTGCTTTATGAATAGCGCAATTCAGTGCCTTGTTCATACACCGGAATTTGCTAGGTATTTTCGGGAAGATTATCGTCGAGAGATAAATTGGCAAAACCCATTGGGCATGGTT GGTGAACTAGCTGTAGCATTTGGTGAGTTACTTCGAAAGCTATGGGCACCAGGACGAACCCCAGTTGCTCCTCGGCCATTTAAAACAAAGCTTGCTCGCTTCGCTCCTCAATTTAGCGGATACAATCAACATGATTCTCAG GAGCTTTTAGCATTTTTGCTAGATGGTCTTCACGAAGATCTAAATCGTGTCAAACACAAACCTTATATAAAGTCTAAAGATGCAGATGGCCGACCAGATGAGGAAGTTGCCGATGAGTATTGGGCGAATCACATTGCACGCAATGATTCAATTATTGTTGATGTCTGCCAA GGCCAATACAAATCGACTTTGGTTTGTCCTGTATGTAATAAAGTTTCGGTCACATTTGATCCCTTCATGTACCTTTCCTTGCCACTCCAAGCTACTACTACCCGTACTATGACAGTGACAGTTTTCACTAGTGATGGAAGTGCGCTACCATCAACTTATACTGTTACAGTTCCAAAGCACGGACGTTGTAGGGACTTAATCCAAGTGCTTGGCAACATTTGTTCCTTGAAGCAAAGTGAGGAACTTAAGGTTGCAGAG ATGCAAAACCATTCGATTCAAAGATTTCTGGACGAtcctttaatttcattatccaCAATCAAAGATGATGACCACCTTGCTGCTTACAGGGTTCCAAAATTGGTGAAGAAGGCAGTATTCCTCCAGTTGATACACCGCCTCCAAGAACA GGAACCCCGTGCTGCTCAAACCACTTCACAATGGAAAGCATATGGAACACCTCTTGTCTCATCAATCTCACGTGATGATGTAATTTCAAGTGGCAAAATACAGTCTACTGTTCAGAGAATGTTGTCTCCTTTTCTGAAAAAAGAGAGTCTTATGCATGCGGATAGTTTTGATCCAAGCTCGATGGTGACAACAGTCGACCCATCTGGTGAAGCACATAGCAATTCTTCATCAAACATAGCAAAGGAGGATGCTAGTAGTTCTAAAGCAGTGACATTGCCAAATTTACCTCTTCAATTGGTTGACGAAAGTAATGTGTGCTTTGACCTGTCTGTGGAAGGAGATAAAACAATTAGaattccttcatcatcaacGTCGATTGTAGTATATGTTGACTGGTCACAGAAGCTTTTGGAGAAATACAATACCCATTTCCTGGAGAACTTGCCGGAGGTGTTCAAAAATGGTCCTGTAACGAAGAAAGCACGTACTGAGCCCCTCTCTTTGTATACATGTCTGGAAGCTTTTTTACGAGAAGAGCCTTTAGTGCCTGAAGATATGTG GTACTGTCCTCAATGTAAAGAACGGAGGCAAGCAAGTAAAAAGCTTGATCTATGGAGGCTTCCAGAGGTTTTAGTCATTCATCTGAAGAGATTTTCATACAGCAGGTCTATGAAGCATAAGCTAGAaacatttgtaaattttcccaTACATGACTTCAACTTGACAAAATATGTAGCCAACAAAAACAGCTCTCGACGTCAGCTCTATGAACTCTATGCCTTAACCAACCATTATGGTGGCATGGGCAGCGGGCACTACACTGCACATATCAAA CTTCTGGATGAGAACAGATGGTACAACTTCGATGATAGTCACATATCACCCATAAATGAAGATGATGTAAAGTCAGCAGCTGCATATGTCCTCTTTTACCGAAGGGTGAAGTCCGATGTCTCGAACAGCAACGGAGTGCGGTCTGGTGGAGGTCAGGAAGATATTTCCACGTGGCATTGA
- the LOC102626903 gene encoding ubiquitin carboxyl-terminal hydrolase 5 isoform X3 — translation MAEVTTRSRGELTPEEERVLIRDIAISSEASSKESDTFFLINQRWWQHWIDYVNQDQPNNTGDGSSLLEHFNSAGSSASKRPSGIDNSDLVNDATAEDPGAGPEIVDTLLEGRDYILLPQEVWNQLHSWYGGGPTLARKVISSGLSQTELAVEVYPLRLQLLVMPRGECSTIRISKKETIGELHRRACSIFYLNLEQICIWDYYGHRKHALMNDMDRTLDDANIQMDQDILVEVLDNVNGTNCKSSIQDNGFAEKKASSVLVEPSKSSLSIAGGWSASKGTSRNHSSEISTSPNLASARDSDNTLGSSGVTTRGASVGLTGLLNLGNTCFMNSAIQCLVHTPEFARYFREDYRREINWQNPLGMVGELAVAFGELLRKLWAPGRTPVAPRPFKTKLARFAPQFSGYNQHDSQELLAFLLDGLHEDLNRVKHKPYIKSKDADGRPDEEVADEYWANHIARNDSIIVDVCQGQYKSTLVCPVCNKVSVTFDPFMYLSLPLQATTTRTMTVTVFTSDGSALPSTYTVTVPKHGRCRDLIQVLGNICSLKQSEELKVAEMQNHSIQRFLDDPLISLSTIKDDDHLAAYRVPKLVKKAVFLQLIHRLQEQEPRAAQTTSQWKAYGTPLVSSISRDDVISSGKIQSTVQRMLSPFLKKESLMHADSFDPSSMVTTVDPSGEAHSNSSSNIAKEDASSSKAVTLPNLPLQLVDESNVCFDLSVEGDKTIRIPSSSTSIVVYVDWSQKLLEKYNTHFLENLPEVFKNGPVTKKARTEPLSLYTCLEAFLREEPLVPEDMCNLTMYM, via the exons ATGGCGGAGGTGACGACGCGTAGCCGCGGGGAGCTGACGCCAGAAGAAGAGAGGGTTTTGATCAGAGACATTGCGATTTCCTCCGAAGCTTCTAGCAAAGAAAGCGATACATTTTTTCTCATCAATCAAAG ATGGTGGCAACATTGGATTGATTATGTAAACCAAGATCAGCCAAATAACACAGGCGATGGATCCTCTTTGTTGGAACATTTCAATTCAGCTGGTTCAAGTGCGTCAAAGAGGCCTTCTGGTATTGATAATTCTGATTTGGTAAATGATGCAACAGCGGAGGACCCTGGCGCCGGCCCTGAAATTGTGGATACTTTGCTGGAAGGCCGAGATTATATACTGCTTCCACAAGAAGTTTGGAACCAATTGCATTCATG GTATGGAGGTGGCCCGACATTGGCAAGGAAAGTAATCAGTTCAGGTCTCTCTCAGACAGAGTTGGCTGTAGAGGTGTATCCTCTGCGCCTTCAACTACTTGTGATGCCAAGAGGTGAATGCTCCACCATAAGAATAAGCAAAAAG GAAACCATTGGAGAACTTCATCGAAGAGCTTGCagtattttttatcttaatttagaACAA ATATGCATTTGGGATTACTATGGCCATCGGAAACATGCTCTGATGAATGACATGGATAGAACACTTGATGATGCCAACATACAGATGGATCAGGAT ATTCTGGTGGAGGTCCTTGACAATGTCAACGGTACTAATTGCAAGAGTTCTATTCAGGACAATGGATTTGCAGAGAAGAAAGCTTCTTCTGTTCTTGTAGAGCCTTCTAAGTCAAGCTTATCAATTGCAGGAGGTTGGTCTGCAAGCAAAGGTACTTCCAGGAACCACAGCTCAGAGATTTCAACAAGTCCAAACTTGGCATCTGCTAGAGACTCGGATAATACGCTTGGCTCCAGTGGCGTTACCACAAGAGGAGCTTCTGTTGGTCTGACTGGGTTGCTGAACCTTGGGAATACTTGCTTTATGAATAGCGCAATTCAGTGCCTTGTTCATACACCGGAATTTGCTAGGTATTTTCGGGAAGATTATCGTCGAGAGATAAATTGGCAAAACCCATTGGGCATGGTT GGTGAACTAGCTGTAGCATTTGGTGAGTTACTTCGAAAGCTATGGGCACCAGGACGAACCCCAGTTGCTCCTCGGCCATTTAAAACAAAGCTTGCTCGCTTCGCTCCTCAATTTAGCGGATACAATCAACATGATTCTCAG GAGCTTTTAGCATTTTTGCTAGATGGTCTTCACGAAGATCTAAATCGTGTCAAACACAAACCTTATATAAAGTCTAAAGATGCAGATGGCCGACCAGATGAGGAAGTTGCCGATGAGTATTGGGCGAATCACATTGCACGCAATGATTCAATTATTGTTGATGTCTGCCAA GGCCAATACAAATCGACTTTGGTTTGTCCTGTATGTAATAAAGTTTCGGTCACATTTGATCCCTTCATGTACCTTTCCTTGCCACTCCAAGCTACTACTACCCGTACTATGACAGTGACAGTTTTCACTAGTGATGGAAGTGCGCTACCATCAACTTATACTGTTACAGTTCCAAAGCACGGACGTTGTAGGGACTTAATCCAAGTGCTTGGCAACATTTGTTCCTTGAAGCAAAGTGAGGAACTTAAGGTTGCAGAG ATGCAAAACCATTCGATTCAAAGATTTCTGGACGAtcctttaatttcattatccaCAATCAAAGATGATGACCACCTTGCTGCTTACAGGGTTCCAAAATTGGTGAAGAAGGCAGTATTCCTCCAGTTGATACACCGCCTCCAAGAACA GGAACCCCGTGCTGCTCAAACCACTTCACAATGGAAAGCATATGGAACACCTCTTGTCTCATCAATCTCACGTGATGATGTAATTTCAAGTGGCAAAATACAGTCTACTGTTCAGAGAATGTTGTCTCCTTTTCTGAAAAAAGAGAGTCTTATGCATGCGGATAGTTTTGATCCAAGCTCGATGGTGACAACAGTCGACCCATCTGGTGAAGCACATAGCAATTCTTCATCAAACATAGCAAAGGAGGATGCTAGTAGTTCTAAAGCAGTGACATTGCCAAATTTACCTCTTCAATTGGTTGACGAAAGTAATGTGTGCTTTGACCTGTCTGTGGAAGGAGATAAAACAATTAGaattccttcatcatcaacGTCGATTGTAGTATATGTTGACTGGTCACAGAAGCTTTTGGAGAAATACAATACCCATTTCCTGGAGAACTTGCCGGAGGTGTTCAAAAATGGTCCTGTAACGAAGAAAGCACGTACTGAGCCCCTCTCTTTGTATACATGTCTGGAAGCTTTTTTACGAGAAGAGCCTTTAGTGCCTGAAGATATGTG CAACTTGACTATGTATATGTGA
- the LOC102626903 gene encoding ubiquitin carboxyl-terminal hydrolase 5 isoform X4: MAEVTTRSRGELTPEEERVLIRDIAISSEASSKESDTFFLINQRWWQHWIDYVNQDQPNNTGDGSSLLEHFNSAGSSASKRPSGIDNSDLVNDATAEDPGAGPEIVDTLLEGRDYILLPQEVWNQLHSWYGGGPTLARKVISSGLSQTELAVEVYPLRLQLLVMPRGECSTIRISKKETIGELHRRACSIFYLNLEQICIWDYYGHRKHALMNDMDRTLDDANIQMDQDILVEVLDNVNGTNCKSSIQDNGFAEKKASSVLVEPSKSSLSIAGGWSASKGTSRNHSSEISTSPNLASARDSDNTLGSSGVTTRGASVGLTGLLNLGNTCFMNSAIQCLVHTPEFARYFREDYRREINWQNPLGMVGELAVAFGELLRKLWAPGRTPVAPRPFKTKLARFAPQFSGYNQHDSQELLAFLLDGLHEDLNRVKHKPYIKSKDADGRPDEEVADEYWANHIARNDSIIVDVCQGQYKSTLVCPVCNKVSVTFDPFMYLSLPLQATTTRTMTVTVFTSDGSALPSTYTVTVPKHGRCRDLIQVLGNICSLKQSEELKVAEMQNHSIQRFLDDPLISLSTIKDDDHLAAYRVPKLVKKAVFLQLIHRLQEQEPRAAQTTSQWKAYGTPLVSSISRDDVISSGKIQSTVQRMLSPFLKKESLMHADSFDPSSMVTTVDPSGEAHSNSSSNIAKEDASSSKAVTLPNLPLQLVDESNVCFDLSVEGDKTIRIPSSSTSIVVYVDWSQKLLEKYNTHFLENLPEVFKNGPVTKKARTEPLSLYTCLEAFLREEPLVPEDM, translated from the exons ATGGCGGAGGTGACGACGCGTAGCCGCGGGGAGCTGACGCCAGAAGAAGAGAGGGTTTTGATCAGAGACATTGCGATTTCCTCCGAAGCTTCTAGCAAAGAAAGCGATACATTTTTTCTCATCAATCAAAG ATGGTGGCAACATTGGATTGATTATGTAAACCAAGATCAGCCAAATAACACAGGCGATGGATCCTCTTTGTTGGAACATTTCAATTCAGCTGGTTCAAGTGCGTCAAAGAGGCCTTCTGGTATTGATAATTCTGATTTGGTAAATGATGCAACAGCGGAGGACCCTGGCGCCGGCCCTGAAATTGTGGATACTTTGCTGGAAGGCCGAGATTATATACTGCTTCCACAAGAAGTTTGGAACCAATTGCATTCATG GTATGGAGGTGGCCCGACATTGGCAAGGAAAGTAATCAGTTCAGGTCTCTCTCAGACAGAGTTGGCTGTAGAGGTGTATCCTCTGCGCCTTCAACTACTTGTGATGCCAAGAGGTGAATGCTCCACCATAAGAATAAGCAAAAAG GAAACCATTGGAGAACTTCATCGAAGAGCTTGCagtattttttatcttaatttagaACAA ATATGCATTTGGGATTACTATGGCCATCGGAAACATGCTCTGATGAATGACATGGATAGAACACTTGATGATGCCAACATACAGATGGATCAGGAT ATTCTGGTGGAGGTCCTTGACAATGTCAACGGTACTAATTGCAAGAGTTCTATTCAGGACAATGGATTTGCAGAGAAGAAAGCTTCTTCTGTTCTTGTAGAGCCTTCTAAGTCAAGCTTATCAATTGCAGGAGGTTGGTCTGCAAGCAAAGGTACTTCCAGGAACCACAGCTCAGAGATTTCAACAAGTCCAAACTTGGCATCTGCTAGAGACTCGGATAATACGCTTGGCTCCAGTGGCGTTACCACAAGAGGAGCTTCTGTTGGTCTGACTGGGTTGCTGAACCTTGGGAATACTTGCTTTATGAATAGCGCAATTCAGTGCCTTGTTCATACACCGGAATTTGCTAGGTATTTTCGGGAAGATTATCGTCGAGAGATAAATTGGCAAAACCCATTGGGCATGGTT GGTGAACTAGCTGTAGCATTTGGTGAGTTACTTCGAAAGCTATGGGCACCAGGACGAACCCCAGTTGCTCCTCGGCCATTTAAAACAAAGCTTGCTCGCTTCGCTCCTCAATTTAGCGGATACAATCAACATGATTCTCAG GAGCTTTTAGCATTTTTGCTAGATGGTCTTCACGAAGATCTAAATCGTGTCAAACACAAACCTTATATAAAGTCTAAAGATGCAGATGGCCGACCAGATGAGGAAGTTGCCGATGAGTATTGGGCGAATCACATTGCACGCAATGATTCAATTATTGTTGATGTCTGCCAA GGCCAATACAAATCGACTTTGGTTTGTCCTGTATGTAATAAAGTTTCGGTCACATTTGATCCCTTCATGTACCTTTCCTTGCCACTCCAAGCTACTACTACCCGTACTATGACAGTGACAGTTTTCACTAGTGATGGAAGTGCGCTACCATCAACTTATACTGTTACAGTTCCAAAGCACGGACGTTGTAGGGACTTAATCCAAGTGCTTGGCAACATTTGTTCCTTGAAGCAAAGTGAGGAACTTAAGGTTGCAGAG ATGCAAAACCATTCGATTCAAAGATTTCTGGACGAtcctttaatttcattatccaCAATCAAAGATGATGACCACCTTGCTGCTTACAGGGTTCCAAAATTGGTGAAGAAGGCAGTATTCCTCCAGTTGATACACCGCCTCCAAGAACA GGAACCCCGTGCTGCTCAAACCACTTCACAATGGAAAGCATATGGAACACCTCTTGTCTCATCAATCTCACGTGATGATGTAATTTCAAGTGGCAAAATACAGTCTACTGTTCAGAGAATGTTGTCTCCTTTTCTGAAAAAAGAGAGTCTTATGCATGCGGATAGTTTTGATCCAAGCTCGATGGTGACAACAGTCGACCCATCTGGTGAAGCACATAGCAATTCTTCATCAAACATAGCAAAGGAGGATGCTAGTAGTTCTAAAGCAGTGACATTGCCAAATTTACCTCTTCAATTGGTTGACGAAAGTAATGTGTGCTTTGACCTGTCTGTGGAAGGAGATAAAACAATTAGaattccttcatcatcaacGTCGATTGTAGTATATGTTGACTGGTCACAGAAGCTTTTGGAGAAATACAATACCCATTTCCTGGAGAACTTGCCGGAGGTGTTCAAAAATGGTCCTGTAACGAAGAAAGCACGTACTGAGCCCCTCTCTTTGTATACATGTCTGGAAGCTTTTTTACGAGAAGAGCCTTTAGTGCCTGAAGATATGTG A